A portion of the Lolium rigidum isolate FL_2022 chromosome 1, APGP_CSIRO_Lrig_0.1, whole genome shotgun sequence genome contains these proteins:
- the LOC124670877 gene encoding inositol-tetrakisphosphate 1-kinase 4-like, whose translation MKRIVFYRENKAWIEQFKFVENILLFVLAAMSTKPRCTPPQSRRAGHSDTTHSDTGPIERDTLAVAEAEQSTEKVMGMAADEQLSALPPRTYTIGYALQPKKIDTVIRPSLIALAAERGMRLVAVDPSRPLADQGPFHLLIHKLYDQAWRAQLEAFSALHPSVPVVDPPAAVARLLDRASMLGVVAEVNAAGRAGSLGVPLQVTIHDTPDLADPDLLAALRFPLIAKPLGVDGSAGSHAMSLVYRRDGLAGLRPPVVLQEFVNHGGVLFKVYVVGGHATCVRRRSLPDVPAERLLDLDADAAVPFANVSSLATVHADTEDDVGDDAEMPPPGLVDEVARGLRRALGLHLFNFDMIRGRKAAGGGGQYFIIDINYFPGFDKLPGYEVALTDFFDEMIRSAHTGSGTGVADGAMPPTFSADV comes from the coding sequence ATGAAAAGAATTGTGTTCTACAGAGAAAATAAAGCGTGGATAGAACAGTTCAAGTTCGTTGAGAATATACTCCTATTTGTGCTAGCGGCCATGAGTACAAAACCAAGGTGTACGCCTCCACAGTCCCGCCGGGCAGGGCACTCGGACACCACACACTCTGACACAGGTCCGATCGAGAGAGATACACTCGCAGTCGCAGAGGCAGAGCAGAGCACAGAGAAGGTCATGGGCATGGCGGCCGACGAGCAGCTATCGGCACTGCCTCCTCGCACCTACACCATCGGCTACGCGCTGCAGCCAAAGAAGATTGACACCGTCATCCGGCCGTCCCTCATCGCCCTGGCCGCCGAGCGCGGGATGCGCCTGGTCGCCGTCGATCCCTCCCGCCCCCTCGCCGACCAGGGCCCCTTCCACCTCCTCATCCACAAGCTCTACGACCAGGCCTGGCGCGCGCAGCTGGAGGCCTTCTCCGCGCTCCACCCCTCCGTGCCCGTCGTCGacccgcccgccgccgtcgcccgcctccTCGACCGCGCATCCATGCTCGGCGTCGTCGCCGAGGtcaacgccgccggccgcgcggGCTCCCTCGGCGTGCCCCTCCAGGTAACCATCCACGACACCCCCGATCTCGCCGATCCAGATCTTCTCGCCGCGCTGCGGTTCCCGCTCATCGCCAAGCCGCTGGGCGTGGACGGCAGCGCCGGCTCCCACGCCATGTCCCTCGTGTACCGCCGCGACGGCCTCGCGGGCCTCCGCCCGCCCGTCGTGCTCCAGGAGTTCGTCAACCACGGCGGCGTGCTCTTCAAGGTCTACGTGGTCGGCGGCCACGCCACCtgcgtgcgccgccgcagcctgcCGGACGTGCCGGCGGAGCGGctcctcgacctcgacgccgacgcGGCCGTGCCCTTCGCCAACGTGTCCAGCCTCGCCACGGTGCACGCCGACACCGAGGACGACGTGGGCGACGACGCCGAGATGCCGCCGCCAGGGCTCGTAGACGAGGTCGCGCGCGGGCTCCGGCGGGCGCTCGGGCTCCACCTGTTCAACTTCGACATGATCCGCGGGAGGAAggccgccggaggcggagggcAGTACTTCATCATCGACATCAACTACTTCCCCGGGTTCGACAAGCTGCCCGGGTACGAGGTCGCGCTCACGGATTTCTTCGACGAGATGATTCGTTCCGCCCACACGGGTTCCGGTACCGGCGTCGCCGACGGTGCCATGCCTCCAACCTTCTCTGCGGATGTATAA